From Saccopteryx leptura isolate mSacLep1 chromosome 3, mSacLep1_pri_phased_curated, whole genome shotgun sequence, one genomic window encodes:
- the ESPN gene encoding espin isoform X6 encodes MALEQALQAAREGDLDVLKSLQAAGQLGPSLRDPLDALPVHHAARAGKLHCLRFLVEEAALPAAARARNGATPAHDAAATGHLSCLQWLLSQGDCRVQDKDNSGATVLHLAARFGHPEVVDWLLRHGGGDPTMATDTGALPVHYAAAKGDFPSLRLLIGHHPEGVNAQTKNGATPLYLACQEGHLEVTQYLVQECGADPHTSAHDGMTPLHAAAQMGHSPVIVWLVSCTDVSLSEKDRDGATAMHFAASRGHAKVLSWLLLHGGEISADLWGGTPLHDAAENGELECCQILVVNGAELDVRDRDGYTAADLSDYNGHSHCTRYLRTVENLSLEHRVLSRDPSAELEAKQPDSGMSSPNTTMSVQPLNFDLSSPTSTLSNYDSCSSSQSSVKGRRPLHVLPSGRDASIQSYMDMLHPELSLAPGKAERTAPPLPPPSFLPPPPPPPGYPAPKPPVGLQAAEIYMQTKSKLRHVETLAFRKELSSRNGHNGLRRQDSARKPRAFSKQPSTGDYYRQLGRCPGEPPAARPGMAHSEEAALLPGNHVHNGCAADPKASRELPPPPPPPPPLPEGLSSPPPAPPLPLEGAGPGCGQRRSSSSTGKVRVLRHRKSTKSFNMMAPTGDNSELLAEIKAGKSLKPTPQSKGLTTVFSGSGQPASQPDSPLPPASPAPSRARSPTPPAAGPQPLLNGTLAPAPPATPAPGVQLDVEALIPTHDEQGRPIPEWKRQVMVRKMQLKMQEEEEQRRKEEEEEARLANMPAWRRDLLRKKLEEEREQKRKEEERQKQEEMQREKEQSEKLRTLGYDETKLAPWQRQIILKKGDIAKY; translated from the exons ATGGCCCTGGAGCAGGCGCTGCAGGCGGCGCGGGAGGGCGACCTGGACGTTCTGAAGTCCCTGCAAGCTGCTGGCCAGCTGGGGCCCTCGCTGCGCGACCCGCTAGACGCGCTGCCGGTGCACCACGCGGCCCGCGCCGGCAAGCTGCACTGTCTGCGCTTCCTGGTGGAGGAGGCCGCCCTACCCGCCGCAGCCCGTGCGCGAAACGGTGCCACCCCGGCCCACGACGCCGCTGCCACTGGCCACCTCTCCTGCCTGCAGTGGCTGCTCTCGCAGGGCGACTGCAGAGTGCAG GACAAAGACAATTCCGGTGCCACAGTCCTGCATCTGGCTGCCCGCTTCGGCCACCCTGAGGTGGTGGACTGGCTGCTGCGTCATGGCGGGGGGGACCCCACCATGGCCACAGACACGGGTGCCCTGCCTGTCCACTATGCCGCCGCCAAAGGAGACTTCCCCTCCCTGAGGCTTCTCATCGGGCACCACCCTGA AGGAGTGAATGCCCAAACCAAGAACGGTGCCACGCCCCTGTACCTGGCGTGCCAGGAGGGCCACCTGGAGGTGACGCAGTACCTGGTGCAGGAGTGCGGCGCGGACCCGCACACGAGCGCCCACGACGGCATGACCCCGCTGCACGCTGCGGCACAGATGGGCCACAGTCCGGTCATCGTGTGGCTG GTGAGCTGCACCGACGTGAGCCTGTCGGAGAAGGACAGGGACGGCGCAACGGCCATGCACTTTGCAGCAAGCCGCGGCCACGCCAAAGTGCTCAGCTGGCTTCTGCTGCACGGCGGCGAGATCTCGGCTGACCTGTGGGGCGGGACCCCACTGCACGACGCCGCGGAAAACGGGGAGCTGGAG TGCTGCCAGATCCTGGTGGTGAATGGCGCGGAGCTGGACGTCCGCGACCGGGACGGATACACAGCTGCCGACCTCTCGGACTACAATGGCCACAGCCACTGCACCCGCTACCTGCGCACTGTGGAGAACCTG AGTCTGGAGCACCGTGTGCTGTCCAGGGACCCATCCGCTGAGCTGGAGGCCAAGCAGCCGGACTCGGGCATGTCCTCGCCCAATACCACCATGTCAGTCCAGCCGCTGAACTTCGACCTCAGCTCGCCCACCAGCACCCTGTCCAACTACGACTCCTGCTCCTCCAGCCAGTCCAGTGTCAAGGGTCGGCGTCCTCTGCATG TGCTTCCCAGCGGCAGAGATGCGTCCATACAGAGCTACATGGACATGCTGCACCCAGAGCTGAGCCTGGCCCCGGGCAAGGCGGAGAGAACCGCACCCCCACTGCCACCACCCAGCTTccttccaccaccccctcccccaccaggctACCCAGCTCCCAAGCCCCCAGTGGGGCTGCAAGCGGCTGAGATCTACATGCAAACCAAGAGCAAACTCCGCCACGTGGAGACCCTGGCCTTCAGGAAGGAG CTGAGCTCCCGCAACGGCCACAACGGGCTGCGGAGGCAGGACTCCGCCCGCAAGCCCCGCGCCTTCAGCAAGCAGCCCAGCACGGGGGACTACTACCGACAGCTGGGACGCTGTCCCGGGGAGCCGCCGGCCGCACGCCCGGGCATGGCGCACAGCGAGGAG GCGGCGCTGCTCCCCGGGAACCACGTGCACAACGGCTGCGCCGCGGACCCCAAGGCGTCCAGGGAGCTGCCGCctccaccgccgccgccgccgcccctgcCCGAGGGCCTGAGCTCGCCTCCGCCCGCTCCGCCTCTGCCCTTGGAGGGCGCCGGTCCCGGCTGCGGGCAGCGTCGCTCCTCCTCCTCTACTGGCA AAGTGAGAGTCCTGAGGCACAGGAAGA GCACCAAGTCTTTCAACATGATGGCCCCAACGGGCGACAACTCGGAGCTACTGGCAGAGATCAAGGCTGGCAAGAGTCTGAAGCCCACACCGCAGAGCAAGGGTCTGACCACGGTGTTCTCTGGCAGCGGGCAGCCGGCCTCCCAG CCTGACTCGCCACTGCCGCCAGCGTCCCCAGCACCGTCCAGGGCCAGAAGTCCAACCCCGCCAGCCGCAGGGCCCCAGCCACTGCTCAACGGCACTTTGGCGCCAGCACCGCCTGCCACCCCTGCGCCGGGTGTGCAGCTCGATGTGGAAGCTCTCATCCCCACACACGATGAGCAGGGCCGGCCCATCCCAGAGTGGAAGCGCCAGGTGATGGTCCGCAAGATGCAGCTGAAGAtgcaagaggaagaggagcagaggCGGAAG
- the ESPN gene encoding espin isoform X5 produces MALEQALQAAREGDLDVLKSLQAAGQLGPSLRDPLDALPVHHAARAGKLHCLRFLVEEAALPAAARARNGATPAHDAAATGHLSCLQWLLSQGDCRVQDKDNSGATVLHLAARFGHPEVVDWLLRHGGGDPTMATDTGALPVHYAAAKGDFPSLRLLIGHHPEGVNAQTKNGATPLYLACQEGHLEVTQYLVQECGADPHTSAHDGMTPLHAAAQMGHSPVIVWLVSCTDVSLSEKDRDGATAMHFAASRGHAKVLSWLLLHGGEISADLWGGTPLHDAAENGELECCQILVVNGAELDVRDRDGYTAADLSDYNGHSHCTRYLRTVENLSLEHRVLSRDPSAELEAKQPDSGMSSPNTTMSVQPLNFDLSSPTSTLSNYDSCSSSQSSVKGRRPLHVLPSGRDASIQSYMDMLHPELSLAPGKAERTAPPLPPPSFLPPPPPPPGYPAPKPPVGLQAAEIYMQTKSKLRHVETLAFRKELSSRNGHNGLRRQDSARKPRAFSKQPSTGDYYRQLGRCPGEPPAARPGMAHSEEVRARQPGPAGRPGPGRAARFSLAGPSAPPQAALLPGNHVHNGCAADPKASRELPPPPPPPPPLPEGLSSPPPAPPLPLEGAGPGCGQRRSSSSTGSTKSFNMMAPTGDNSELLAEIKAGKSLKPTPQSKGLTTVFSGSGQPASQPDSPLPPASPAPSRARSPTPPAAGPQPLLNGTLAPAPPATPAPGVQLDVEALIPTHDEQGRPIPEWKRQVMVRKMQLKMQEEEEQRRKEEEEEARLANMPAWRRDLLRKKLEEEREQKRKEEERQKQEEMQREKEQSEKLRTLGYDETKLAPWQRQIILKKGDIAKY; encoded by the exons ATGGCCCTGGAGCAGGCGCTGCAGGCGGCGCGGGAGGGCGACCTGGACGTTCTGAAGTCCCTGCAAGCTGCTGGCCAGCTGGGGCCCTCGCTGCGCGACCCGCTAGACGCGCTGCCGGTGCACCACGCGGCCCGCGCCGGCAAGCTGCACTGTCTGCGCTTCCTGGTGGAGGAGGCCGCCCTACCCGCCGCAGCCCGTGCGCGAAACGGTGCCACCCCGGCCCACGACGCCGCTGCCACTGGCCACCTCTCCTGCCTGCAGTGGCTGCTCTCGCAGGGCGACTGCAGAGTGCAG GACAAAGACAATTCCGGTGCCACAGTCCTGCATCTGGCTGCCCGCTTCGGCCACCCTGAGGTGGTGGACTGGCTGCTGCGTCATGGCGGGGGGGACCCCACCATGGCCACAGACACGGGTGCCCTGCCTGTCCACTATGCCGCCGCCAAAGGAGACTTCCCCTCCCTGAGGCTTCTCATCGGGCACCACCCTGA AGGAGTGAATGCCCAAACCAAGAACGGTGCCACGCCCCTGTACCTGGCGTGCCAGGAGGGCCACCTGGAGGTGACGCAGTACCTGGTGCAGGAGTGCGGCGCGGACCCGCACACGAGCGCCCACGACGGCATGACCCCGCTGCACGCTGCGGCACAGATGGGCCACAGTCCGGTCATCGTGTGGCTG GTGAGCTGCACCGACGTGAGCCTGTCGGAGAAGGACAGGGACGGCGCAACGGCCATGCACTTTGCAGCAAGCCGCGGCCACGCCAAAGTGCTCAGCTGGCTTCTGCTGCACGGCGGCGAGATCTCGGCTGACCTGTGGGGCGGGACCCCACTGCACGACGCCGCGGAAAACGGGGAGCTGGAG TGCTGCCAGATCCTGGTGGTGAATGGCGCGGAGCTGGACGTCCGCGACCGGGACGGATACACAGCTGCCGACCTCTCGGACTACAATGGCCACAGCCACTGCACCCGCTACCTGCGCACTGTGGAGAACCTG AGTCTGGAGCACCGTGTGCTGTCCAGGGACCCATCCGCTGAGCTGGAGGCCAAGCAGCCGGACTCGGGCATGTCCTCGCCCAATACCACCATGTCAGTCCAGCCGCTGAACTTCGACCTCAGCTCGCCCACCAGCACCCTGTCCAACTACGACTCCTGCTCCTCCAGCCAGTCCAGTGTCAAGGGTCGGCGTCCTCTGCATG TGCTTCCCAGCGGCAGAGATGCGTCCATACAGAGCTACATGGACATGCTGCACCCAGAGCTGAGCCTGGCCCCGGGCAAGGCGGAGAGAACCGCACCCCCACTGCCACCACCCAGCTTccttccaccaccccctcccccaccaggctACCCAGCTCCCAAGCCCCCAGTGGGGCTGCAAGCGGCTGAGATCTACATGCAAACCAAGAGCAAACTCCGCCACGTGGAGACCCTGGCCTTCAGGAAGGAG CTGAGCTCCCGCAACGGCCACAACGGGCTGCGGAGGCAGGACTCCGCCCGCAAGCCCCGCGCCTTCAGCAAGCAGCCCAGCACGGGGGACTACTACCGACAGCTGGGACGCTGTCCCGGGGAGCCGCCGGCCGCACGCCCGGGCATGGCGCACAGCGAGGAGGTGCGTGCCCGCCAGCCCGGACCCGCTGGCCGTCCTGGACCTGGCCGGGCGGCTCGCTTCTCACTCGCTGGCCCCTCCGCTCCCCCGCAGGCGGCGCTGCTCCCCGGGAACCACGTGCACAACGGCTGCGCCGCGGACCCCAAGGCGTCCAGGGAGCTGCCGCctccaccgccgccgccgccgcccctgcCCGAGGGCCTGAGCTCGCCTCCGCCCGCTCCGCCTCTGCCCTTGGAGGGCGCCGGTCCCGGCTGCGGGCAGCGTCGCTCCTCCTCCTCTACTGGCA GCACCAAGTCTTTCAACATGATGGCCCCAACGGGCGACAACTCGGAGCTACTGGCAGAGATCAAGGCTGGCAAGAGTCTGAAGCCCACACCGCAGAGCAAGGGTCTGACCACGGTGTTCTCTGGCAGCGGGCAGCCGGCCTCCCAG CCTGACTCGCCACTGCCGCCAGCGTCCCCAGCACCGTCCAGGGCCAGAAGTCCAACCCCGCCAGCCGCAGGGCCCCAGCCACTGCTCAACGGCACTTTGGCGCCAGCACCGCCTGCCACCCCTGCGCCGGGTGTGCAGCTCGATGTGGAAGCTCTCATCCCCACACACGATGAGCAGGGCCGGCCCATCCCAGAGTGGAAGCGCCAGGTGATGGTCCGCAAGATGCAGCTGAAGAtgcaagaggaagaggagcagaggCGGAAG
- the ESPN gene encoding espin isoform X7: MALEQALQAAREGDLDVLKSLQAAGQLGPSLRDPLDALPVHHAARAGKLHCLRFLVEEAALPAAARARNGATPAHDAAATGHLSCLQWLLSQGDCRVQDKDNSGATVLHLAARFGHPEVVDWLLRHGGGDPTMATDTGALPVHYAAAKGDFPSLRLLIGHHPEGVNAQTKNGATPLYLACQEGHLEVTQYLVQECGADPHTSAHDGMTPLHAAAQMGHSPVIVWLVSCTDVSLSEKDRDGATAMHFAASRGHAKVLSWLLLHGGEISADLWGGTPLHDAAENGELECCQILVVNGAELDVRDRDGYTAADLSDYNGHSHCTRYLRTVENLSLEHRVLSRDPSAELEAKQPDSGMSSPNTTMSVQPLNFDLSSPTSTLSNYDSCSSSQSSVKGRRPLHVLPSGRDASIQSYMDMLHPELSLAPGKAERTAPPLPPPSFLPPPPPPPGYPAPKPPVGLQAAEIYMQTKSKLRHVETLAFRKELSSRNGHNGLRRQDSARKPRAFSKQPSTGDYYRQLGRCPGEPPAARPGMAHSEEAALLPGNHVHNGCAADPKASRELPPPPPPPPPLPEGLSSPPPAPPLPLEGAGPGCGQRRSSSSTGSTKSFNMMAPTGDNSELLAEIKAGKSLKPTPQSKGLTTVFSGSGQPASQPDSPLPPASPAPSRARSPTPPAAGPQPLLNGTLAPAPPATPAPGVQLDVEALIPTHDEQGRPIPEWKRQVMVRKMQLKMQEEEEQRRKEEEEEARLANMPAWRRDLLRKKLEEEREQKRKEEERQKQEEMQREKEQSEKLRTLGYDETKLAPWQRQIILKKGDIAKY, translated from the exons ATGGCCCTGGAGCAGGCGCTGCAGGCGGCGCGGGAGGGCGACCTGGACGTTCTGAAGTCCCTGCAAGCTGCTGGCCAGCTGGGGCCCTCGCTGCGCGACCCGCTAGACGCGCTGCCGGTGCACCACGCGGCCCGCGCCGGCAAGCTGCACTGTCTGCGCTTCCTGGTGGAGGAGGCCGCCCTACCCGCCGCAGCCCGTGCGCGAAACGGTGCCACCCCGGCCCACGACGCCGCTGCCACTGGCCACCTCTCCTGCCTGCAGTGGCTGCTCTCGCAGGGCGACTGCAGAGTGCAG GACAAAGACAATTCCGGTGCCACAGTCCTGCATCTGGCTGCCCGCTTCGGCCACCCTGAGGTGGTGGACTGGCTGCTGCGTCATGGCGGGGGGGACCCCACCATGGCCACAGACACGGGTGCCCTGCCTGTCCACTATGCCGCCGCCAAAGGAGACTTCCCCTCCCTGAGGCTTCTCATCGGGCACCACCCTGA AGGAGTGAATGCCCAAACCAAGAACGGTGCCACGCCCCTGTACCTGGCGTGCCAGGAGGGCCACCTGGAGGTGACGCAGTACCTGGTGCAGGAGTGCGGCGCGGACCCGCACACGAGCGCCCACGACGGCATGACCCCGCTGCACGCTGCGGCACAGATGGGCCACAGTCCGGTCATCGTGTGGCTG GTGAGCTGCACCGACGTGAGCCTGTCGGAGAAGGACAGGGACGGCGCAACGGCCATGCACTTTGCAGCAAGCCGCGGCCACGCCAAAGTGCTCAGCTGGCTTCTGCTGCACGGCGGCGAGATCTCGGCTGACCTGTGGGGCGGGACCCCACTGCACGACGCCGCGGAAAACGGGGAGCTGGAG TGCTGCCAGATCCTGGTGGTGAATGGCGCGGAGCTGGACGTCCGCGACCGGGACGGATACACAGCTGCCGACCTCTCGGACTACAATGGCCACAGCCACTGCACCCGCTACCTGCGCACTGTGGAGAACCTG AGTCTGGAGCACCGTGTGCTGTCCAGGGACCCATCCGCTGAGCTGGAGGCCAAGCAGCCGGACTCGGGCATGTCCTCGCCCAATACCACCATGTCAGTCCAGCCGCTGAACTTCGACCTCAGCTCGCCCACCAGCACCCTGTCCAACTACGACTCCTGCTCCTCCAGCCAGTCCAGTGTCAAGGGTCGGCGTCCTCTGCATG TGCTTCCCAGCGGCAGAGATGCGTCCATACAGAGCTACATGGACATGCTGCACCCAGAGCTGAGCCTGGCCCCGGGCAAGGCGGAGAGAACCGCACCCCCACTGCCACCACCCAGCTTccttccaccaccccctcccccaccaggctACCCAGCTCCCAAGCCCCCAGTGGGGCTGCAAGCGGCTGAGATCTACATGCAAACCAAGAGCAAACTCCGCCACGTGGAGACCCTGGCCTTCAGGAAGGAG CTGAGCTCCCGCAACGGCCACAACGGGCTGCGGAGGCAGGACTCCGCCCGCAAGCCCCGCGCCTTCAGCAAGCAGCCCAGCACGGGGGACTACTACCGACAGCTGGGACGCTGTCCCGGGGAGCCGCCGGCCGCACGCCCGGGCATGGCGCACAGCGAGGAG GCGGCGCTGCTCCCCGGGAACCACGTGCACAACGGCTGCGCCGCGGACCCCAAGGCGTCCAGGGAGCTGCCGCctccaccgccgccgccgccgcccctgcCCGAGGGCCTGAGCTCGCCTCCGCCCGCTCCGCCTCTGCCCTTGGAGGGCGCCGGTCCCGGCTGCGGGCAGCGTCGCTCCTCCTCCTCTACTGGCA GCACCAAGTCTTTCAACATGATGGCCCCAACGGGCGACAACTCGGAGCTACTGGCAGAGATCAAGGCTGGCAAGAGTCTGAAGCCCACACCGCAGAGCAAGGGTCTGACCACGGTGTTCTCTGGCAGCGGGCAGCCGGCCTCCCAG CCTGACTCGCCACTGCCGCCAGCGTCCCCAGCACCGTCCAGGGCCAGAAGTCCAACCCCGCCAGCCGCAGGGCCCCAGCCACTGCTCAACGGCACTTTGGCGCCAGCACCGCCTGCCACCCCTGCGCCGGGTGTGCAGCTCGATGTGGAAGCTCTCATCCCCACACACGATGAGCAGGGCCGGCCCATCCCAGAGTGGAAGCGCCAGGTGATGGTCCGCAAGATGCAGCTGAAGAtgcaagaggaagaggagcagaggCGGAAG